One segment of Solanum lycopersicum chromosome 1, SLM_r2.1 DNA contains the following:
- the LOC101250635 gene encoding cinnamyl alcohol dehydrogenase 1 produces MGSLEVEKKAIGWAARDPSGILSPYTYTLRNTGPDDVQVKILYCGLCHSDVHQVKNDLGMSNYPMVPGHEVVGEVVEVGPEVSKFKVGDIVGVGLLVGCCKTCRPCKQDIEQYCAKKIWNCNDVYTDGKPTQGGFANFMVVEQKFVVKIPDGMAPEQAAPLLCAGVTVYSPLNHFGFNQSGLRGGILGLGGVGHMGVKIAKAMGHHVTVISSSDKKRQEALDHLGADDYLVSSDNEKMQEAADSLDYIIDTVPVNHPLEPYLSLLKVDGKLILMGVINTPLQFVSPMVMLGRKSITGSFIGSMKETEEVLHFCKEKGVTSQIEMVKMDYINTAMERLEKNDVRYRFVVDVAGSKLDQ; encoded by the exons ATGGGTAGTTTGGAAGTTGAGAAAAAAGCTATTGGCTGGGCTGCAAGAGATCCTTCTGGTATACTTTCACCTTATACCTACACTCTAAG aAACACAGGGCCTGATGATGTGCAAGTCAAAATTTTGTACTGTGGACTTTGTCACAGTGATGTTCACCAGGTTAAAAATGATCTTGGCATGTCTAATTACCCTATGGTTCCTGG ACATGAAGTTGTTGGAGAAGTGGTAGAGGTAGGGCCAGAGGTATCAAAATTCAAAGTGGGGGATATAGTTGGAGTTGGATTGCTTGTTGGATGTTGCAAGACTTGCAGGCCTTGTAAGCAAGACATTGAGCAATATTGTGCTAAGAAGATATGGAATTGCAATGATGTCTACACTGATGGCAAACCAACCCAAGGTGGTTTTGCTAATTTCATGGTTGTTGAACAAAA ATTTGTGGTGAAAATTCCAGATGGTATGGCACCAGAACAAGCAGCACCACTATTATGTGCTGGTGTGACAGTGTACAGTCCATTGAACCATTTTGGTTTTAACCAAAGTGGACTAAGAGGTGGGATTTTGGGACTTGGAGGAGTTGGACACATGGGAGTAAAAATAGCAAAGGCAATGGGACATCATGTTACGGTCATTAGTTCTTCAGATAAGAAAAGACAAGAGGCATTGGACCACCTAGGAGCTGATGATTATCTTGTTAGTTCAGACAATGAAAAAATGCAAGAAGCTGCTGATTCACTTGATTATATTATTGACACTGTACCTGTTAATCATCCTCTTGAACCTTATCTATCTTTGCTTAAAGTGGATGGCAAGTTAATCTTGATGGGAGTTATCAACACCCCTTTGCAATTTGTCTCACCAATGGTTATGCTAG GGAGAAAGAGCATCACTGGAAGCTTTATTGGTAGCATGAAGGAAACAGAGGAAGTGCTACATTTTTGCAAAGAAAAAGGTGTTACTTCTCAAATTGAAATGGTGAAAATGGATTATATCAACACTGCAATGGAAAGGTTGGAGAAAAATGATGTGAGGTACAGATTTGTGGTGGATGTTGCTGGAAGCAAGCTTGACCAGTAA
- the LOC101250933 gene encoding uncharacterized protein produces the protein MLPTTSKGLGRTSSHVRPNSVLPQYLRKIIKWQQMDIEYTFWQMLHLCTSPKVVYQHTKYHKQTKNQWARDDPAFIVICTLLLVIATLAYCAAYDHSAGHAVFVVISVLLFHFILTGATLATCCWFLTNNYLREEAPSSHAVEQRVEWLYAFDVHCNSFFPMFVLLYVIHYFLSPLLVAHGFIPVLLSNLLFMVAASYYHYLNFLGYDVLPFLERTTFFLYPIGIVIVLSPIFILIGFNPSRHFMNIYFSRVL, from the exons ATGTTGCCCACAACTTCAAAAGGTTTAGGTCGAACGAGCTCTCATGTCCGACCCAATTCAGTGTTGCCTCAGTACCTTCGCAAAATAATCAAg TGGCAACAAATGGATATCGAATATACCTTTTGGCAAATGCTTCATCTATGCACCTCTCCTAAAGTAGT ATATCAGCACACAAAGTACCACAAGC aaACAAAGAACCAGTGGGCACGCGATGATCCTGCATTTATTGTCATATGTACTCTTCTGTTGGTGATTGCTACTTTAGCATACTGTGCTGC GTATGATCATAGTGCAGGACATGCTGTTTTTGTTGTTATCTCAGTATtgctttttcattttatactcACCGGAGCTACTTTGGCAACATGTTGCTG GTTCCTAACCAACAATTACCTTCGAGAGGAAGCTCCAAGCAGTCATGCCGTGGAGCAGCGGGTAGAATG GCTGTATGCATTTGATGTCCACTGCAACTCTTTCTTCCCTATGTTCGTTTTGCTTTATG TGATACATTATTTTCTGTCCCCGCTTTTGGTAGCTCATGGTTTCATTCCTGTGTTGCTGTCAAATTTGCTCTTCATGGTCGCAGCTTCCTACTATCATTACCTCAACTTTTTAGGTTATGATG TATTGCCCTTTTTGGAGAGGACAACATTCTTCCTATATCCAATTGGCATTGTCATCGTCCTTTCACCCATCT TTATTTTGATTGGCTTCAATCCATCGAGACACTTCATGAATATCTACTTCAGCAGAGTGTTATGA